One window of Mesorhizobium loti R88b genomic DNA carries:
- a CDS encoding carbohydrate ABC transporter permease: MRRSWRHRFHLPAVIGTIPMILVAVGVFVIGIGFSVLWSFTSSKLFPSYDFVGLAQYRRLWADNRWLVSVNNIWFFGLMSIACNMVFGYLLAVFMDQRIRQEDLFRSIFLYPFAMSLIVTGLVWQWVLDPNLGLQAAMRNLGWSSFSFAPLVDANTAIYALVVAGIWQGSGVTMAILLAGLRGVDEEIWKAARVDGIPTWRTHVSIVAPMMKGAFATAFVLQCVGVVRVYDLVIAMTGGGPGIATSMPAVYVIQLITVRQNVGQGMAAATMMLLPVLVVLAFSGLVLWRRKRRQEAAT, encoded by the coding sequence ATGCGGAGGAGCTGGAGACACAGATTTCACCTGCCCGCCGTCATCGGCACGATACCGATGATCCTCGTTGCTGTCGGTGTCTTCGTGATCGGTATCGGCTTCTCGGTGCTCTGGTCCTTCACCAGCTCCAAGCTCTTCCCTAGCTATGATTTCGTCGGTCTGGCGCAGTACAGGCGGCTTTGGGCCGATAATCGCTGGCTCGTCTCGGTCAACAACATCTGGTTCTTTGGCCTGATGTCCATCGCCTGCAACATGGTGTTCGGCTATCTGCTTGCCGTTTTCATGGACCAGCGCATCCGCCAGGAAGACCTGTTCCGCTCTATCTTCCTCTATCCCTTCGCCATGTCGCTGATCGTCACCGGCCTTGTGTGGCAATGGGTGCTCGACCCCAATCTCGGCCTGCAGGCGGCAATGCGCAATCTGGGCTGGTCGAGCTTCAGCTTCGCCCCCCTGGTTGACGCCAACACCGCGATCTACGCGCTGGTGGTGGCTGGCATCTGGCAGGGCTCGGGTGTGACGATGGCGATCCTGCTTGCCGGCCTGCGCGGCGTTGACGAGGAGATCTGGAAAGCGGCGAGGGTCGACGGTATCCCGACATGGCGTACTCATGTTTCCATCGTGGCGCCAATGATGAAGGGTGCCTTCGCCACCGCCTTCGTTCTCCAATGTGTCGGTGTTGTGCGCGTCTATGACCTGGTCATTGCCATGACGGGCGGTGGTCCGGGAATCGCCACCTCCATGCCTGCGGTCTACGTCATCCAGCTCATCACAGTGCGCCAGAATGTCGGCCAGGGCATGGCCGCGGCAACGATGATGCTTCTGCCGGTACTGGTCGTGCTGGCGTTCAGCGGACTTGTGCTGTGGCGGCGAAAGCGTCGACAGGAGGCAGCCACATGA
- a CDS encoding ABC transporter ATP-binding protein, which yields MDMAENGTSVSIQDLSLNFGAVSVLKTLNLDVAEGEFIVLLGPSGCGKSTLLNCVAGLLDISEGRIFIKGKNVTWEEPKDRGIGMVFQSYALYPQMTVEKNLSFGLRVAGLPKDEIAKRIARASEILQIEPLLQRKPAALSGGQRQRVAIGRALVRDVDVFLFDEPLSNLDAKLRSELRVEIKLLHRKLQNTMIYVTHDQIEAMTLADRIAVMKGGVIQQLDAPQTIYNRPVNRFVAGFLGSPAMNFIDGRLEKDKGDWHFAVEDVRIPLGTYTFEKEPVPGPAVFGIRPEHVGFNSGTGWPFTADATVEVVEPMGSDTLVWLKLGKQNFTVRVTSERTPKNADAVSIGFDPMRASLFDAQTGSRL from the coding sequence ATGGATATGGCTGAGAATGGTACCAGCGTATCGATCCAGGACCTGTCGCTGAACTTCGGTGCGGTGTCGGTGCTGAAGACGCTCAATCTCGATGTCGCCGAAGGCGAATTCATCGTGCTTTTGGGTCCCTCCGGCTGCGGCAAGTCCACCTTGCTCAACTGTGTCGCCGGCCTGCTCGATATCTCCGAGGGCCGCATCTTCATCAAAGGCAAGAACGTCACCTGGGAAGAGCCGAAGGACCGGGGCATCGGCATGGTGTTCCAGTCCTACGCGCTCTATCCGCAGATGACGGTGGAGAAAAACCTGTCCTTTGGACTGCGTGTGGCCGGGTTGCCCAAGGACGAAATCGCCAAACGGATCGCTCGCGCTTCGGAGATCCTGCAGATCGAACCGCTGCTGCAGCGCAAGCCGGCAGCCCTTTCCGGTGGCCAGCGTCAGCGCGTGGCGATCGGGCGTGCGCTGGTGCGCGATGTCGACGTTTTCCTGTTCGACGAGCCGCTGTCCAACCTCGACGCCAAATTGCGCTCGGAACTGCGCGTCGAGATCAAGCTGCTGCATCGCAAACTGCAGAACACCATGATCTACGTCACCCACGACCAGATCGAGGCCATGACCTTGGCCGACCGCATCGCGGTGATGAAGGGCGGCGTCATCCAGCAACTCGACGCGCCGCAGACCATCTACAATCGCCCGGTCAACCGCTTTGTCGCCGGCTTCCTTGGCTCGCCGGCGATGAATTTCATCGACGGCAGGCTGGAGAAGGACAAGGGCGACTGGCACTTCGCTGTCGAGGATGTGCGCATCCCGCTTGGCACCTATACCTTCGAGAAGGAACCGGTACCGGGGCCGGCCGTGTTCGGCATCCGCCCCGAGCACGTCGGCTTCAACAGCGGCACCGGCTGGCCTTTTACGGCTGATGCAACTGTCGAAGTCGTCGAGCCGATGGGCTCCGATACGCTGGTCTGGCTGAAGCTCGGCAAGCAGAATTTCACCGTCCGGGTGACGTCCGAGCGCACGCCGAAAAATGCGGACGCGGTGAGCATCGGCTTCGACCCGATGCGGGCCTCGCTCTTCGATGCCCAAACCGGCAGCCGCCTTTAA
- a CDS encoding LacI family transcriptional regulator — translation MDRRRTEKNDETSAQGRPTLKTLAFMTGLGVTTVSRALKDAPEIGAETRRRVQLVAKQIGYRPNRAGVRLRTGKTNVISLVLNTEHELMSFVSDIIYGVTSVIADTPYHLIVTPYSRSQDPMDPVRYLVETGSADGIIISRTQPDDARARYLLERGIPFATHGRTDMGLVHPYHDFDNYAFANEAARYLAGMGRRRLALLAPPVGLTYHGHTVNGFADALSEVGVSEVPFNTVTIDQSIEQIRTRTAQLMRRNDRPDGIVSSAAASTLAIVAGIEDAGLELGRDVDVVSKQSSEFLHLFRRELFVVNESFRLAGSELARSVLGWIGGAAPGSLQSLSKPSGVLPYRG, via the coding sequence ATGGACAGACGGCGTACGGAAAAAAACGACGAGACGTCGGCGCAAGGGCGGCCGACGCTGAAGACGCTTGCCTTCATGACCGGGCTTGGCGTCACCACTGTATCGCGCGCCCTGAAGGACGCTCCCGAGATCGGCGCCGAGACCAGGCGTCGCGTCCAGCTCGTCGCCAAGCAGATCGGCTATCGGCCCAATCGCGCCGGTGTGCGCCTGCGCACCGGCAAGACCAATGTCATCTCGCTGGTCTTGAACACCGAGCATGAGCTTATGAGTTTCGTCTCGGATATCATCTACGGCGTCACCTCGGTGATCGCCGACACGCCCTACCATCTGATCGTCACGCCCTATTCGCGCTCGCAGGATCCCATGGACCCCGTGCGCTATCTGGTGGAGACGGGTTCGGCCGACGGCATCATCATCTCGCGCACGCAGCCCGACGACGCCCGCGCCCGTTACCTGTTGGAACGCGGCATTCCCTTTGCCACGCATGGCCGCACCGATATGGGGCTGGTGCATCCCTATCATGACTTCGACAACTACGCCTTCGCCAACGAGGCCGCGCGCTATCTAGCCGGCATGGGCCGGCGGCGGCTTGCCTTGCTGGCGCCGCCCGTCGGACTGACCTATCACGGCCACACGGTGAACGGCTTTGCCGATGCGCTCAGCGAGGTTGGTGTCAGTGAGGTGCCGTTCAACACCGTCACCATCGACCAGTCGATCGAGCAGATCAGGACGCGCACCGCGCAGTTGATGCGGCGCAACGACCGCCCGGACGGCATCGTCAGCAGCGCCGCCGCTTCGACGCTCGCCATCGTCGCCGGCATCGAGGATGCCGGGCTGGAGCTTGGCCGCGACGTCGACGTGGTGTCGAAACAGTCGTCGGAATTTCTGCATCTGTTCCGGCGCGAACTGTTCGTCGTCAATGAGAGCTTCCGCCTCGCCGGCTCCGAGCTCGCCCGGTCAGTGCTTGGCTGGATCGGCGGCGCGGCACCCGGCTCGCTGCAAAGTCTCAGCAAGCCGAGCGGGGTTCTGCCCTATCGCGGCTAA
- a CDS encoding carbohydrate ABC transporter permease, translating to MTAAQITVRDPSDQAGVVPFGPKPRGTSAGRIGIYAFLIVAALFFLIPVYIMIVTSLKGMPEIRLGHLFNFPVEPTFQPWADAWLHACTGRDCNGLSPGFYNSVKITVPSVIISIVCASINGYALTFWPYKGANLLFGLLVFGAFVPYQVVIYPLIIGLSSVGLFATLPGIIIVHTIFGMPILTLLFRNFYAALPVELFKAARVDGAGFWRIFFSIMLPMSVPITVVAIILQVTGIWNDFLFGIVFAGRSNWPMTVQLNNIVNTTTGVREYNVNMAATILTAAVPLIIYFVSGRWFVRGIAAGAVKG from the coding sequence ATGACCGCCGCCCAGATCACTGTCCGGGACCCGTCGGATCAGGCCGGCGTTGTGCCCTTCGGGCCGAAACCGCGCGGGACATCGGCCGGCCGTATCGGCATCTACGCGTTCCTGATCGTTGCGGCTCTCTTCTTCCTGATCCCGGTCTACATCATGATCGTCACATCGCTGAAGGGGATGCCGGAGATCAGGCTGGGACATCTTTTCAACTTTCCGGTCGAGCCGACCTTCCAGCCCTGGGCTGATGCCTGGCTCCATGCCTGCACTGGCCGTGATTGCAACGGCCTCAGCCCTGGCTTCTACAATTCGGTGAAAATCACGGTGCCGAGCGTGATCATCTCGATCGTCTGCGCCTCGATCAATGGGTACGCGCTGACCTTCTGGCCCTACAAGGGTGCCAACCTGCTCTTCGGCTTGCTCGTGTTCGGCGCCTTCGTGCCGTACCAAGTCGTGATCTATCCCCTGATCATCGGATTGAGCTCGGTCGGGCTGTTTGCGACTCTTCCCGGCATCATCATCGTGCACACGATCTTCGGCATGCCGATCCTGACGCTGCTGTTTCGCAATTTCTACGCGGCACTTCCGGTCGAGCTGTTCAAGGCGGCGCGTGTCGACGGTGCGGGCTTCTGGCGCATCTTTTTCTCCATCATGCTGCCGATGTCGGTGCCGATCACCGTCGTCGCGATCATCCTGCAAGTCACCGGCATCTGGAACGATTTCCTGTTCGGCATCGTGTTTGCCGGCCGGTCCAACTGGCCGATGACGGTGCAGCTCAACAACATCGTCAACACCACGACCGGAGTGCGGGAGTACAATGTCAACATGGCGGCTACCATTTTGACGGCGGCGGTGCCCCTGATCATCTACTTCGTCTCCGGAAGATGGTTCGTGCGCGGCATCGCCGCCGGCGCGGTGAAAGGCTGA
- a CDS encoding copper chaperone PCu(A)C, translated as MSHFSPVAAGLMFSRILFRLQERLSAVALALAIMLVGAQSVLAHEFKVGDLEIEHPWSRATPAGAKVAGGYFTIVNKGSTADRLLSISSDISEKAELHEMGVKDGVMTMRPVSGGLEVPAGGKVALAPGGYHLMFVGLKRQPKQGEKFAATLTFEKAGTVDVEFAVEGMGETGGMDMDHDN; from the coding sequence ATGTCCCATTTTTCCCCTGTAGCGGCGGGCCTTATGTTCAGCCGCATTCTGTTTCGTTTGCAGGAACGTCTCAGCGCTGTGGCGCTGGCTTTGGCTATCATGCTCGTCGGCGCCCAATCCGTCCTGGCGCATGAGTTCAAGGTCGGCGATCTCGAGATCGAGCATCCCTGGTCGCGCGCCACGCCGGCTGGCGCCAAGGTGGCGGGCGGTTATTTCACCATCGTCAACAAGGGCAGCACGGCGGACCGGCTGCTGTCGATTTCCTCCGATATTTCTGAAAAGGCCGAGCTGCATGAGATGGGCGTCAAGGATGGCGTCATGACCATGCGGCCGGTTTCCGGCGGCCTGGAGGTCCCCGCCGGCGGCAAGGTGGCGCTGGCGCCAGGCGGCTATCATTTGATGTTCGTCGGCCTGAAGCGGCAACCCAAGCAAGGCGAGAAATTTGCCGCCACGCTGACCTTCGAGAAGGCCGGCACGGTCGATGTCGAGTTCGCCGTCGAAGGCATGGGCGAGACGGGCGGCATGGACATGGACCACGACAATTGA
- a CDS encoding copper resistance CopC/CopD family protein, with amino-acid sequence MSAVSSLFIVASSGRSLGRIAGLLLALAMAFIVMASANQAFAHAALIKTDPADGAVLAQAPAQFSLTFSEPVSPLVLTLVKPDGTPVALTSFRLSDQTVEIDNPQALKSGTHVLSWRVISADGHPVGGSLLFSIGAPSEPPAVSEAVDWPLRSAIWIGKVFLYIGLFLGVGGAFALAWLGGEGRAGQRFVTAAILCGLVATPLSLGFQGLDALGAPLSHLAQPVIWRTGLGTSFGWTVLVALVSLGLGLLSLAGPRVLAKPLALAGLAGVGVALAASGHASAAEPQWLTRPMVFAHGVGIAFWAGALVPLGLALKRQTAGAVAFLRRFSSAILPVVAVLAAAGIVLAVIQVQTPSALVGTSYGRLLLVKLALLVFLFTLAAVNRWKLTASAEAGSTEVQRRLTRSIGVEMLIVLAIFGIAAGWRFTPPPRALAIAAAQPVSVHIHALQAMADLSITPGHAGPVAASMIIMTGDFGPLDAKEVTLVLSKPDSGIEPLKRAATKPGDGSWRVDNLVIPVPGRWTVRIDILVSDFEMVKIGAPVDIRP; translated from the coding sequence ATGAGCGCAGTATCTTCCCTGTTTATAGTCGCTTCGAGCGGCAGGTCGCTCGGCCGCATCGCCGGCTTGCTGCTGGCCTTGGCCATGGCGTTCATCGTCATGGCCTCGGCAAACCAGGCCTTTGCCCATGCCGCGCTGATCAAGACCGATCCGGCTGACGGCGCGGTGTTGGCGCAGGCTCCGGCGCAGTTCTCGCTGACATTCAGCGAGCCGGTTTCGCCACTGGTACTGACCTTGGTGAAGCCCGACGGCACGCCGGTTGCGCTGACATCCTTCCGCCTCAGCGACCAGACGGTTGAGATCGACAATCCGCAAGCCCTCAAATCCGGAACGCATGTGCTCAGCTGGCGCGTCATTTCCGCCGATGGCCATCCGGTCGGCGGTTCGCTGCTGTTTTCCATCGGCGCGCCAAGCGAACCGCCCGCCGTGTCCGAGGCCGTCGACTGGCCGCTGCGGTCGGCGATCTGGATCGGCAAGGTCTTTCTCTACATCGGACTGTTCCTCGGCGTCGGCGGCGCCTTCGCCCTTGCCTGGCTGGGCGGCGAGGGACGAGCCGGTCAGCGCTTCGTCACGGCGGCGATCCTGTGCGGGCTGGTCGCGACACCCTTGTCGCTCGGCTTTCAGGGTCTCGATGCGCTCGGAGCGCCGCTGTCTCATCTGGCACAGCCGGTGATCTGGCGGACCGGGCTCGGCACCAGTTTCGGCTGGACCGTGCTGGTCGCCCTGGTTTCGCTGGGGCTCGGTCTGTTGTCGCTGGCCGGACCGCGTGTCCTCGCTAAGCCGTTGGCGCTTGCCGGGCTTGCCGGCGTCGGCGTTGCGCTTGCCGCCAGCGGCCACGCCAGTGCCGCCGAGCCGCAATGGCTGACACGGCCCATGGTGTTCGCGCATGGCGTCGGCATCGCCTTCTGGGCCGGCGCCCTGGTGCCACTCGGTCTCGCGCTAAAACGCCAAACGGCGGGCGCCGTCGCTTTCCTGCGCCGCTTCTCCTCAGCGATCCTGCCTGTCGTGGCCGTGCTTGCCGCCGCCGGCATCGTACTCGCCGTCATCCAGGTGCAGACGCCTTCGGCACTGGTCGGCACCTCCTATGGCCGGCTGCTGCTGGTCAAACTCGCGCTGCTGGTCTTCCTGTTCACTCTGGCCGCCGTCAACCGCTGGAAACTCACCGCCTCGGCGGAGGCGGGATCGACTGAGGTGCAACGCAGGCTCACCCGCTCGATCGGCGTCGAAATGCTGATCGTGCTGGCGATTTTCGGTATTGCCGCCGGCTGGCGCTTCACGCCGCCGCCACGAGCCTTGGCGATCGCTGCGGCGCAACCGGTCTCGGTCCATATCCACGCTTTGCAGGCGATGGCCGATCTCAGCATCACCCCCGGCCATGCCGGCCCGGTCGCCGCCTCGATGATCATCATGACCGGCGATTTCGGGCCGCTCGACGCCAAGGAAGTGACGCTGGTGCTGTCGAAGCCCGATTCCGGCATCGAGCCGCTGAAGCGCGCGGCGACCAAGCCCGGCGATGGCAGCTGGCGTGTCGACAACCTCGTCATCCCGGTGCCCGGCCGCTGGACGGTGCGCATCGACATCCTGGTCTCGGACTTCGAGATGGTGAAGATCGGGGCGCCGGTGGACATCAGGCCGTAA
- a CDS encoding ABC transporter substrate-binding protein translates to MRYRVLTAALAATAALQFACPANAADLEVIHWWTSKGESAAVSQFAKALDNDGHGDKWVDSAIALGETARSTVMQRVLGGDPPAAAQFNPGRQYEELISGGKLLDLTDIATAGKWDQVIRPKAIGSACLVDGHWWCVPVNIHSNYWAWYSKPVFAKAGVPEPKNLADFIAAAPKIKEAGLIPFAIGGDGNGWQIQLLFQDMVTEALGVAKRDEMYTKKSAEIAGGPEMKGVFTQLRTLKQFTDNGYANRNWNDTTNLVITGKAGLQVMGDWARGEFAAAGMTGVKDFGCMIGLNEAKPVVSTDGDIIVFFKQNNPDVEAAQKRLAALLISPEVQVAFNNAKGSMPVRGDVDMSTADPCMQKSLKAVEDPANIVTATNRFITENTNQQLNELVAQFFADDSMTADDATAKFATIIGNSD, encoded by the coding sequence ATGCGATACAGAGTTTTGACCGCTGCGCTGGCTGCGACGGCCGCGCTGCAGTTTGCCTGCCCGGCCAATGCCGCGGACCTCGAAGTGATTCACTGGTGGACGTCGAAGGGCGAGTCGGCGGCGGTCTCGCAGTTCGCCAAGGCCCTCGACAATGACGGCCATGGCGACAAGTGGGTGGACAGCGCGATTGCCCTTGGCGAAACCGCGCGCTCGACCGTCATGCAGCGCGTGCTCGGCGGTGATCCTCCCGCTGCGGCTCAGTTCAATCCCGGACGGCAGTATGAGGAGCTGATTTCGGGCGGCAAACTGCTCGACCTCACCGACATCGCGACCGCCGGTAAATGGGATCAGGTCATCCGCCCGAAAGCGATCGGCAGCGCCTGTCTTGTTGACGGCCACTGGTGGTGCGTTCCGGTCAACATTCATTCGAATTACTGGGCCTGGTATTCCAAGCCGGTGTTCGCCAAAGCCGGGGTGCCGGAGCCGAAGAACCTGGCCGATTTCATCGCGGCCGCGCCGAAGATCAAGGAGGCCGGCCTCATTCCCTTCGCCATCGGCGGCGACGGCAATGGCTGGCAGATCCAGTTGCTGTTCCAGGACATGGTCACCGAGGCTCTCGGTGTCGCCAAGCGCGACGAGATGTATACCAAGAAGAGCGCTGAAATTGCCGGCGGCCCCGAGATGAAAGGCGTCTTCACGCAGTTGCGGACCCTGAAGCAGTTCACCGACAATGGCTACGCCAACCGCAACTGGAACGACACCACCAATCTGGTGATCACCGGCAAGGCCGGACTGCAGGTGATGGGCGACTGGGCGCGTGGCGAATTTGCGGCCGCCGGCATGACCGGTGTCAAGGATTTCGGCTGCATGATCGGCCTCAACGAGGCCAAGCCGGTGGTCAGCACCGACGGCGACATCATCGTCTTCTTCAAGCAGAACAATCCGGATGTCGAGGCAGCGCAGAAGCGTCTCGCAGCCCTGCTGATCAGCCCTGAGGTCCAGGTCGCTTTCAACAATGCCAAGGGTTCCATGCCCGTGCGCGGCGATGTCGACATGTCGACGGCCGACCCGTGCATGCAGAAGTCGCTGAAGGCGGTGGAAGACCCGGCCAACATCGTCACCGCGACGAACCGGTTCATTACCGAGAACACCAACCAGCAGCTCAACGAGCTCGTTGCGCAATTCTTCGCGGATGACTCCATGACGGCTGACGACGCCACCGCGAAATTCGCCACCATCATCGGAAATTCCGATTAG
- the gndA gene encoding NADP-dependent phosphogluconate dehydrogenase, giving the protein MEKAEIGLIGLGTMGSNLALNIAEHGHRIAVFNRTKARTDAFVENAGALKDMVVPCYSLEELAAAIKPPRPVIIMVLAGKPVDEQIEALRGVLSANDIIIDAGNANFRDTMRRFSELSGSGLTFIGMGVSGGEEGARHGPSIMVGGTEDSWKRVEKVLTAISAKFKDEPCAAWLGTDGAGHFVKTIHNGIEYADMQMIAEIYGILRDGLGMGPKEIGTVFENWNKGRLDSYLIEITAKVLASDDAKTGKPVVDIILDRAGQKGTGKWSVIEAQQLGIPATAIEAAVAARVLSSIKDERQAAEKAYGNIGVTKISGDKAALLKDLELALLAGKIAAYAQGFAVMSAASKEFNWNLPMPTIAKIWRAGCIIRSQMLDTMAEAFGSGGAATNLLMAPAFITMMQEAHPSLRRVVAKASEAGAPVPALSSALAYFDSYRQGRGTSNLIQAQRDFFGAHGFERIGEQGAFHGPWGSGAAG; this is encoded by the coding sequence ATGGAAAAAGCCGAAATCGGCCTGATCGGCCTTGGTACGATGGGCTCCAACCTGGCGCTCAATATCGCCGAGCACGGGCACCGCATCGCCGTCTTCAACCGCACAAAGGCGCGTACCGACGCTTTCGTCGAGAATGCCGGCGCGCTGAAAGACATGGTGGTGCCTTGCTACAGCCTGGAAGAACTCGCCGCCGCGATCAAGCCGCCGCGCCCGGTCATCATCATGGTTCTGGCAGGCAAGCCGGTCGATGAGCAGATCGAAGCCTTGCGCGGCGTGCTGTCGGCCAATGACATCATCATCGATGCCGGCAACGCCAATTTCCGCGACACGATGCGCCGTTTCTCCGAACTGTCCGGCTCGGGCCTGACCTTCATCGGCATGGGCGTGTCGGGCGGCGAGGAGGGCGCGCGTCACGGGCCGTCGATCATGGTCGGCGGCACGGAAGATAGCTGGAAGCGCGTCGAAAAAGTGCTGACCGCGATCTCCGCCAAATTCAAGGACGAGCCTTGCGCCGCCTGGCTCGGCACCGATGGCGCCGGCCATTTCGTCAAGACCATCCATAATGGCATCGAGTATGCCGACATGCAGATGATCGCCGAGATCTACGGCATCTTGCGTGACGGCCTCGGCATGGGGCCGAAGGAGATCGGTACGGTCTTTGAAAACTGGAACAAGGGCCGGCTCGATTCGTATCTGATCGAGATCACCGCCAAGGTTCTGGCATCAGACGATGCGAAGACCGGCAAGCCCGTGGTCGATATCATCCTCGACCGCGCCGGCCAGAAGGGCACCGGCAAATGGTCTGTCATCGAGGCGCAGCAGCTCGGCATTCCGGCGACAGCGATCGAGGCCGCGGTTGCTGCACGCGTGCTGTCCTCGATCAAGGACGAGCGCCAAGCGGCCGAAAAGGCCTATGGCAATATCGGCGTGACCAAGATCTCCGGTGACAAGGCGGCACTTCTGAAAGACCTGGAGCTGGCGCTGCTCGCCGGCAAGATCGCCGCCTATGCGCAAGGTTTCGCGGTGATGAGCGCCGCCTCGAAGGAGTTCAACTGGAACCTGCCGATGCCGACCATCGCCAAGATCTGGCGGGCCGGCTGCATCATCCGTTCGCAGATGCTCGACACGATGGCGGAAGCCTTCGGTTCCGGCGGCGCTGCCACCAACCTTTTGATGGCGCCTGCCTTCATCACCATGATGCAGGAGGCGCATCCGTCGCTGCGGCGCGTCGTGGCCAAGGCATCCGAAGCCGGCGCGCCGGTGCCGGCGCTGTCTTCGGCACTTGCCTATTTCGACAGCTATCGCCAGGGCCGCGGCACCTCGAACCTGATCCAGGCGCAGCGCGATTTCTTCGGCGCGCATGGCTTCGAACGCATCGGCGAGCAGGGCGCGTTCCACGGCCCGTGGGGTAGCGGCGCTGCGGGCTAA
- a CDS encoding YcnI family copper-binding membrane protein, with the protein MNKYLLTAAALLVLGTNAAFAHITLETQEAAVGSTYKAVLRVPHGCDGKATTAVRVQIPEGVIAVKPMPKPGWTLQTKKGKYEKSYQLYGQGVTDGVKEVDWSGGNLPDEFYDEFVFRATLTADLPVGQKLYFPVVQECDGAADRWIEIPAAGQDEDALENPAPGVKLLPKK; encoded by the coding sequence ATGAACAAGTATCTTTTGACGGCCGCAGCGCTTCTCGTGCTGGGGACGAATGCCGCCTTCGCCCACATCACGCTCGAAACCCAGGAAGCGGCCGTGGGCTCGACCTACAAGGCGGTGCTACGCGTGCCGCATGGCTGCGACGGCAAGGCGACGACCGCCGTGCGCGTGCAGATCCCGGAAGGGGTGATCGCGGTGAAGCCGATGCCGAAGCCAGGCTGGACGCTGCAGACCAAGAAGGGCAAATACGAAAAGTCCTACCAGCTCTATGGTCAGGGGGTGACCGACGGCGTCAAGGAGGTCGACTGGAGCGGCGGCAATCTGCCGGATGAATTCTACGACGAGTTCGTCTTCCGCGCGACGCTGACGGCGGATTTGCCGGTCGGCCAAAAACTCTATTTCCCTGTTGTACAGGAATGCGACGGCGCTGCCGACCGCTGGATCGAGATCCCGGCGGCAGGCCAGGATGAGGACGCGCTCGAGAACCCGGCACCCGGCGTCAAGCTGTTGCCGAAGAAGTAA
- a CDS encoding sugar phosphate isomerase/epimerase family protein, with the protein MNWSFQLYSARNFLPWTGVLATLGKLGYTQVEGFGGVYDDPKAFRAELDKNGLAMPTGHFSIDALEKDFDGVRKTAEALDIKLLICPYLLAEQRPTDAAGWRGFGERLAKVGEVAAKAGYGFAWHNHDFEFKALADGSVPQDHILSSAPGIGWEMDLAWVVRGGADPLPWIEKHGKRIVAVHVKDIAKPGEGLDEDGWSDVGHGTIDWAGLIKLLRAKSATKYFVMEQDNPNDIERFARRSIASVKSY; encoded by the coding sequence ATGAACTGGTCATTCCAACTTTACAGCGCCCGCAATTTCCTGCCCTGGACGGGCGTGCTCGCGACACTCGGCAAGCTCGGCTATACGCAAGTCGAAGGCTTTGGCGGCGTCTATGACGACCCCAAGGCCTTCCGCGCCGAACTCGACAAGAACGGCCTTGCCATGCCGACCGGGCACTTCTCCATCGACGCGCTGGAGAAGGATTTCGACGGCGTGCGCAAAACGGCCGAAGCGCTCGACATCAAGCTCTTGATCTGTCCGTATCTGTTGGCAGAGCAAAGGCCGACCGACGCGGCCGGCTGGCGTGGCTTCGGCGAGCGCCTGGCCAAGGTCGGTGAGGTGGCCGCGAAGGCCGGCTACGGCTTTGCCTGGCACAACCATGATTTCGAGTTCAAGGCGCTCGCCGACGGTTCCGTGCCGCAGGATCACATCTTGTCTTCCGCTCCCGGTATCGGCTGGGAGATGGACCTCGCCTGGGTGGTGCGCGGCGGCGCCGATCCGCTGCCCTGGATTGAAAAGCATGGCAAGCGCATCGTCGCGGTGCATGTCAAGGACATCGCCAAGCCAGGCGAAGGACTGGACGAGGATGGCTGGTCGGATGTCGGCCACGGCACCATCGACTGGGCCGGATTGATCAAGCTGTTGCGGGCCAAGAGCGCGACAAAATACTTTGTCATGGAACAGGACAACCCCAACGACATCGAGCGCTTCGCCCGCCGCTCGATCGCATCCGTCAAGAGCTACTAG